A segment of the Rhodospirillales bacterium genome:
AGCCGCCGGGCGGCGGTCCTCGACGCGCTCGAGCCTGTCGCCGTCGCCAGCCTGCATCCGAACGAAATGGCGCGGCACGGCGTCATCGCCGGCGATGCGGTGCGGTTGTCGACCCGCCGCGGCGCCATCGAGGCCCGGGTCCGCGCCGACGGCGACGTTGCGGAGGGCATGGTGTTCATGCCGTTCTGCTACGCCGAGGCCGCGGCCAACCTGCTCACCAACCCACGACTGGATCCGCTCGGCAAGATCCCCGAGTTCAAATTCTGCGCGGCGCGGCTCGAACGACTGGCCGCGGCGGGATAATTCCGCTGATCGTGGACTCTTGTGCGAGACGACGCCATCGCCGGTCGCCGCGCTTTGTTTTTCGGGTCAAGACCCGTATCATGAATGAGGCAAAAATCGGGCGATCCGAAAAGAAACCGTGCAACGACATGGGACCAGTTTGGGGGAAATGATGTCGAGAGCGTACCAAACCGGCCTGGGGCTCGTCATCTTCAAGACACTGTGGCTTTCAAGTCTTGTTGTCATGTTCGTGCTCATGGCCGCGGCTTTGCCACGCGCCGAACCGGCGGATCCGCAGTCTGACGGGCGGGATGTCCTGCGCGCCGAGGCTTTGGCGGGCGATGGCGCGTCGCAGTTCCGGCTGGGGGAGACGCTTCTCAACGATCCTGCGAACTTGGACGATCTTTTGGACGCTTACGCGTGGTTCGTGCTCGCCGACCGCAACGGCCATGCCCGCGCCCGCTATTACAAGCGCGGCATGGAAAACGTCCTTGACGAACAACAGCAGGACCAGGTCGCGAAGCGGGTCGCGGAGTTGACGGCGGCGATGGAACAGGGACGGGTTCCGAACCCGGCCAGTGACAGCAAGGTTGCGGCGGCGGATGCGGCGCCTGCACCGGAGGACGACGCCGAACAGACGGAGAGCGGTGATGGGCCGACTGATGCTGAGTCCAGAAGCGCCGGCAGCCCGGAAGAACCGAAGTCTGCGGATCTGCAGGAGGCGCCGGGTGCGGCCGACGCCGCTGCTGCCTCGGCAGCCGATACCGATGGACCGGCGGAGCAGGGAGCAGAGCCGGCAACCGGGCCGGTAGCGGCAGATGAAAAAACCGTGCCGCCGACTGACGATGGCGACGGTGCAGAGGATCAACGGGCCGAACCTACGGCGCCCGATGAAGCGGAAACTCCCGCGAGCGGCGACAACGACAGCGCCGGTGGACCGGCGTCAGCCGCCGCCATCGAGGCAGATCAACCGCGCGCGGAAGAACCCACGATGGAACCGCCATCCGCAATGGAGGAGTCGCGCCGCGGGGCGGATGATGCGGAGCCGAGGGATCAGCCATCCTCATCCGTCGACGGGAGGGTCGAGGAGGAGGCGCGCCGCGAGCACGAAGCTCCTGATGCGGCGGAGGACCGTCGCGACATTCAGGAACCGGCGACTCCCCCGGATGAGGCCGCGCCGGCGGCTCCCCCGGTTGAGGCCGCGCCGGCGACTCCCCCGGTCGAGGCCGCGCCGGCGGCTCCCCCGGTTGAGGCCGCGCCGGCGGCCGTGGCCGCCTTCGATCCGGGCCCGCTGATTGTTCGCGGCCGGGCGCTGCTCGCTCAGGGGGATATCGTCTCGGCCCGTGCGCTGTTCGAACTGGCCGCCGACAACGGCAGCGGCGAAGCCGCCCTGCTCACCGGAAAGACCTACGACCCAAGGTTCGTCGCCGATCATAAGGCAGTGGGCCTTCGGGGCGACGCGGAGCAGGCCCGTCGCTGGTACCGCACGGCGATCAGCATGGGCGCAACCGAGGCGCAAGCGGCGCTGGACGGCCTCTCTCCATGACCTGACGCCGACCGCAACCTGCAACGGCCCGCCCGCCGTCTGGTCACGCGGTATCGAGCGGCGCGCGTCGGCGTCCCGTCATTGTCCTTCAGTGGCGGCGGGTTCGGAGCGGTTCGCGTTGAGCCAGTCCTCCGCCGGGGCGAAGCGCCGCCAGCCCGGGACCTCCGCGCCAAGGTTGACATCCTGCCATTTCGGGTGGCGGGGAGGCTGCCGGAACGCCGCGATGTTGTCGAAAAAGCCGCGAACGAACGTGGCTGTCTTTTCGTAACGGGGATGCTGCGCATCCCAGTTGTAGACGGCCATGACTGCACCGACCGCGATCGTCGGGACGGCGTCCCCGTCGCCGATCAGCGCGGGGTAGTCTTCGTGCCGAAGCCTCCCCGGCAGATACGTTTCGAGTAGCGCCGGGCTCGGCGGGATCGGCACGAAATGGAGGGCGCTATCGCCGCCCACGTCGGCGAAGAGGCGCGCCGGCTTGCCTGCCACATAGACCAGCGCGTCGATCTCGCCCGCCTTCAGCTTTTCCAGCGCCAGCGCCTGATCGAAGTGGGTCGGCTCCACGTCGATCCCGAGGGACTCGAACACTGTCGTCGCGGTCATGAACGTGCCGCTGCCCTTGACGTCGAAGTTCACCTTGCGCCCTGCCAGATCCTCGACGCCGCTGATGTCGGCGCCGGCGAGCAAATGGAATTCCTCGTTGTAGAGCTTGGTGATGTAACGAATGCGTTCGTGGATCGTCGGGTGGGTGCGGGTGTTCTCCATGAAGCGCAACACATCCGACTGGACGATGGCGACGTCGACGCCCTTCAAATACAACACGTCCGTGATGTTCTGAACCGAGCCCTTGCCGAGGATCGCCAGCACCCGCAGCGTCTGATCCTCCCGGTCCAGCACGTCGGCCAGATCGGCGGCGATGCGGATGTAGGTGCCGGAGACGCCCCCCGCGACGATGCCGACTGTGCCCTGATTGACCTGTTCGCGAAGCTGCAGCGCCACCCGGCCTCCGTCCTGCGCCTGCGCCGCTCCGGCAAAGCCGAAACCGCCAACGCCGAGCACGCCCAGGCCGAGAACCCCGAAGCATGCCGCCAGTATTGCCCACCGTCGTTTCATGACCCGCCGTGCCCCCTCATGACACCGTTTTCAAGCTCGCATGACCCCGCCATACTATCCCCCACGCCGCCCCCAAGTCACACGTCTTGCGCCCGCGTTGCGGACTCCGGCTCGCGGCGACCATGTCAGGGCAGAGCCCCCGCCCCGCCTCCCGATTCGCACGCCCGCAGGGGGCGCCACTGTTCCCCAAAGGAATCGGGCGAATGGGGTCGGCGGCAATAACGGTTGCGAGGTCGTCCCGGTTGTCCCATGCGGCGAGGTCGGGTGTTGACCCGGAGCCGTAATACTGATCGTCCCAGCGCTTCGTCTGATCCCAATTGACATAGCAGACATGGATTGAGACCTTCTGCGGCGTTTCAGGCTCCAAACGACCACAACGGCCCTAGGAGGGTAATTGAGAATGCCCAAGGCGAAACATTTGACCCGGGTTATGTTTCACATTGTTGTGTCGCGGATATACGGTAGTATTGTGAAAGCACGCTAAATCGATATCGCTGCCC
Coding sequences within it:
- a CDS encoding TAXI family TRAP transporter solute-binding subunit, yielding MKRRWAILAACFGVLGLGVLGVGGFGFAGAAQAQDGGRVALQLREQVNQGTVGIVAGGVSGTYIRIAADLADVLDREDQTLRVLAILGKGSVQNITDVLYLKGVDVAIVQSDVLRFMENTRTHPTIHERIRYITKLYNEEFHLLAGADISGVEDLAGRKVNFDVKGSGTFMTATTVFESLGIDVEPTHFDQALALEKLKAGEIDALVYVAGKPARLFADVGGDSALHFVPIPPSPALLETYLPGRLRHEDYPALIGDGDAVPTIAVGAVMAVYNWDAQHPRYEKTATFVRGFFDNIAAFRQPPRHPKWQDVNLGAEVPGWRRFAPAEDWLNANRSEPAATEGQ